The nucleotide sequence GCGCCGCCGTTGACGTTGACCCTGCCAGGGTCGATGCCCAGCTCGTGGGTGCTGGCGATGCCGACCGCCGCGAACGCCTCGTTGATCTCGACGAGGTCGAGGTCCTTCGGGTCGATGCCCTCCTTGGCGCACGCGACCCGGATGGCGTTGGCCGGCTGGCTCTGCAGGGTGGAGTCGGGGCCGGCGACGACACCGTGCGCGCCGACGTGCGCGATGGGTGTGACGCCCAGCTCGGCCGCCTTCGCCTCACTCATGACGACGACAGCGGCGGCGCCGTCGGACAGCTGCGACGCCGAGCCGGCGGTGATGGTGCCGTCGGGCCGGAAGCTCGGCTTGAGCCGGGCCAGCGTCTCGGCGGTGGTGTCGGCGCGGATGCCCTCGTCACGATCGACGACCAGCGGGTCGCCCTTGCGCTGCGGCACCTCGACCGCGACGACCTCGTCGGCGAACAGGCCGTTCTTCCACGCGGCGGCCGCGCGCTGGTGCGACGCGGCCGAGAACTCGTCCTGCTCCTCACGCGTCAGCGTGCGGTTCGCCGACTCCGTCAGCGCGCCCATCGCCTGGTCGGTGAAGACGTCGTACAGGCCGTCGTAGGCCATGTGGTCGAGCAGCGTGACGTCGCCGAACTTGAAGCCCTGCCGCGACTTGGGCAGCAGGTGCGGCGCGTTCGTCATCGACTCCATGCCGCCGGCGACGACGACGTCGAACTCGCCGGCCCGGATCAGCTGCGCGGCCAGCGCGATGGCGTCGAGCCCGGACAGGCACACCTTGTTGATGGTGAGCGCGGGCACGGTCATCGGGATGCCGGCCTTGACCGCCGCCTGGCGCGCGGTGATCTGGCCGCCGCCGGCCTGCAGCACCTGGCCCATGATGACGTAGTCGACCTGGCCGGGCGCGACGCCGGAGCGCGCCAGCGCGGCCTCGATGGCGAACCCCCCGAGGTCGGTGGCCGAGAACCCGGACAGCGATCCCAGCAGCTTCCCGATCGGGGTGCGTGCCCCACCGGCGATGACGGCCATGCGTCCTCCTCGACGTCGTTGCTCTCGATTATCCCCGGACCGGCTGGACCGGCTGGACCAGTTCGACCAGTACGCCGCCGGCGTCCTTCGGGTGCACGAAGTTCACCAGCGAGCCGGCGGTGCCGCGGCGGGCGGTGTCGTAGAGCAGCCGCAGCCCCTGGGCGCGCAGCGTCGCGGCCGCGGCCTCGACGTCGTCGACGCGGTAGGCCAGCTGCTGGATGCCCGGTCCGCGGGTGTCGAGGAACTTCGCGATGGCGGAGTCGGGACGCAGCGGCGCGAGCAGCTGCAGCCGTGGTCCGTCGTCGCCGCCGGACACCCGCAGCATGGCCTCGCGCACACCTTGTTCCTCGTTGCGCTCCTCGTGCTCGAGCTCCATGCCGAAGTGCTCGCGGTACCACTCGACTGCGGCGTCGAGGTCGGCGACGGCCACCCCGACGTGGTCGATCGTCGTGAACAGCGCCATGTCCAGAAGGTTACGGCGACGGCCGTCCGGACGAGAATTCGGCGGATCTGTCCCAACCGGTGGTGAGTTCGCATTTGGACAACTAACGTGTGCTCCTTGGAGGCCAGAGGTCGACCTCCGGAGGGATGCCCCAGCCCGACTACCCCACCGAACCCCTTAGAGCCGTCAGCCCGCGGTGTGCGGACGTCCACCGCCATCGGCACTGACGCAGTTTCGGAGTACTCTGCGTTGCTATCCGAGGGGCTCGGCGTCCGTGACGGGGAAGACCCGGGCAAGCACCTCGACGGATTTCGACAACCAGTGACGTGTGCCTGCCCCTCGGGGTGGCACCCCCTATGAGGGAGAACATGAGCGAGGTTAGGGAAGTGGCGGTCAGGGAGACGGGCGCGGACGGCCTGTCGATCTTCGACGGCTCGCCGACGGGCGGGTTCACCATCGCGATGCGTGGCTACGACCGGGTCCAGGTCGAACAGCACGTACGGCAACTTGAGGCGACGCTCGCGCAGACGCGCGGCCGCGCCAACGAGCTCGACAAGCAGGTCGTCCGGCTCCGTCAGGAGCTGGCCGAGGCCAGCACCGAGCTCCGCGAGGTCGAACGTCCGACCTACTCCGGACTCGGGGCCAGGATCGAGCAGCTGCTCCGTCTGGCCGAGGAGCAGGCCAGCGAGCTGATCGCCCAGGCCGACGCCGAGGCCAGCGAGACCCGCGCCGAGGCGCAGGTCATCGCCACCGAGCTGCGCACCGCCGCCGAGAACGAGGCGAGCGAGCTGCAGGCGAACGCCAAGCGCGGCGCCGACGAGCTCATCGACGAGGCGCGCATCGAGGCCGAAGAGGTCCGCTCGGCGGCCAACCGCGAGGCGTCGAACCTCGTCGAGACCGCCAAGCGCGAGGCCGCCAAGGTCCGCTCGGCCATCGACCACGAGACCAGCGAGCGCCGGGCGCAGGCCGAGCGCGAGCTCAGCCGGCTCCGTGCCGTCGCCGAGCGCGAGGTCACCGAGATGCGCGCCACGGCGAAGCGCGAGGTCGACGACCAGCGCACCACCGCCAAGCGCGAGGCCGAGACCATGCGCGCCAAGGCCCAGGCGATCCTCGACGAGACGCAGCTGAAGGCCGAGAAGGAGAACACCGAGCACGAGCTGCGCCTGGTCGCCAAGCGCGAA is from Jiangella alkaliphila and encodes:
- a CDS encoding acetyl-CoA C-acetyltransferase, with translation MAVIAGGARTPIGKLLGSLSGFSATDLGGFAIEAALARSGVAPGQVDYVIMGQVLQAGGGQITARQAAVKAGIPMTVPALTINKVCLSGLDAIALAAQLIRAGEFDVVVAGGMESMTNAPHLLPKSRQGFKFGDVTLLDHMAYDGLYDVFTDQAMGALTESANRTLTREEQDEFSAASHQRAAAAWKNGLFADEVVAVEVPQRKGDPLVVDRDEGIRADTTAETLARLKPSFRPDGTITAGSASQLSDGAAAVVVMSEAKAAELGVTPIAHVGAHGVVAGPDSTLQSQPANAIRVACAKEGIDPKDLDLVEINEAFAAVGIASTHELGIDPGRVNVNGGAIALGHPIGMSGARLVLHLALELGRRGGGVGAAGLCGGGGQGDALVLRVP
- the mce gene encoding methylmalonyl-CoA epimerase, with translation MALFTTIDHVGVAVADLDAAVEWYREHFGMELEHEERNEEQGVREAMLRVSGGDDGPRLQLLAPLRPDSAIAKFLDTRGPGIQQLAYRVDDVEAAAATLRAQGLRLLYDTARRGTAGSLVNFVHPKDAGGVLVELVQPVQPVRG
- a CDS encoding coiled-coil domain-containing protein, with translation MSEVREVAVRETGADGLSIFDGSPTGGFTIAMRGYDRVQVEQHVRQLEATLAQTRGRANELDKQVVRLRQELAEASTELREVERPTYSGLGARIEQLLRLAEEQASELIAQADAEASETRAEAQVIATELRTAAENEASELQANAKRGADELIDEARIEAEEVRSAANREASNLVETAKREAAKVRSAIDHETSERRAQAERELSRLRAVAEREVTEMRATAKREVDDQRTTAKREAETMRAKAQAILDETQLKAEKENTEHELRLVAKREELEREINERYEASVAETQKLVHDAENRATDAEARAAAAHDRAEKVRREADEQAKALVAGAKRNAEQLVGEAKAHADNTVSEAKSEATSTLTAAKREVAELNRQRDSITAHLSQLRSLLGGLAPVDPTPAVGGSTKSDDVVDAELVDDPAGDK